A portion of the Leptospirales bacterium genome contains these proteins:
- a CDS encoding tetratricopeptide repeat protein — MSALALRLAAQRLGAPVHQLLYWRKTGLLSPGPGGLDFQDLVRIRFIAACRERGLSLQRIRRAIRSLKIQDQSPASADWSSNLELVGLDLLHREADRLVQLETGQMFLPYQRSQLLVFPGSQQLAENAELKELEGEYLREMESGDFQRIRRALERLLRIRPDHLAALIEFGNLCFEFRRYADALRYYDAALELEPNCVEAIYNSANIHFREKRFAAAIRCFQRCLTLDPEFPEAYYNLGLLYYNLRYLEYSTECLQSYLRLDPDSDWSDLARGYIAEMESLSSLGGEADLFSSSGGGAD; from the coding sequence GTGAGCGCTCTGGCACTTCGCCTTGCGGCCCAGCGACTGGGAGCGCCAGTCCATCAGCTCCTATATTGGAGGAAAACCGGACTCTTGAGTCCGGGTCCCGGGGGCCTGGACTTTCAGGATCTGGTTCGGATTCGCTTTATCGCCGCCTGCCGGGAGCGCGGTCTTTCCCTGCAGCGTATTCGCCGGGCAATTCGCAGCCTGAAGATACAGGACCAGTCGCCGGCCAGCGCTGATTGGAGCAGCAATCTGGAACTGGTTGGATTGGACCTGTTGCACCGTGAGGCGGATCGATTGGTACAACTGGAAACCGGCCAGATGTTTCTGCCTTACCAGCGCAGTCAATTGCTGGTTTTTCCGGGATCGCAGCAGCTGGCAGAGAATGCTGAACTCAAAGAGCTGGAGGGCGAGTATCTGCGCGAAATGGAGAGCGGCGATTTTCAGCGCATCCGCCGCGCTCTGGAGCGCCTGCTGCGGATACGCCCCGACCACCTCGCGGCGCTGATCGAATTCGGCAATCTCTGCTTTGAGTTCCGGCGCTACGCTGATGCGCTTCGCTACTATGACGCCGCGCTGGAGCTCGAACCAAACTGCGTCGAGGCTATCTACAACTCTGCCAACATTCATTTTCGGGAGAAGCGCTTTGCCGCCGCCATTCGCTGCTTCCAGCGCTGTCTGACGCTGGACCCCGAGTTTCCCGAGGCTTATTACAATCTTGGCCTGCTATATTACAATCTGCGCTACCTGGAATATTCTACCGAATGCCTGCAAAGTTATTTACGATTGGATCCCGATTCTGATTGGTCGGATCTGGCTCGCGGCTACATTGCCGAAATGGAGTCGCTATCGAGTCTCGGCGGCGAAGCGGATCTTTTTTCCAGCTCGGGAGGCGGCGCCGATTGA
- the rpsU gene encoding 30S ribosomal protein S21 has protein sequence MIGITVKDGESIDAALKRFKRECVNAGIQSEIKRREYYEKPSDRRKRKREAAVRKREKKRMMMLKKDKV, from the coding sequence ATGATTGGAATTACCGTAAAAGATGGCGAGTCAATCGACGCAGCACTGAAGCGTTTCAAGCGCGAGTGTGTCAATGCCGGCATTCAATCGGAGATCAAGCGTCGCGAATACTATGAAAAGCCTTCCGATCGCCGGAAGCGCAAGCGCGAGGCCGCCGTCCGCAAGCGCGAGAAGAAGCGGATGATGATGCTGAAGAAGGACAAAGTCTAG
- a CDS encoding GatB/YqeY domain-containing protein — protein sequence MATLSETIQKDLLAAMKARSEVELSTLRMLKSDIQYELTRDGAESLTDEKVLELVRRGIKRRRESIEQFEKGGRAELAAQEKAEMAVLERYLPPSLSADAIEQVIAEVLAANAGASAADTGKIMGQVMGRLKGQNADGALVKSLVQKRLQS from the coding sequence GTGGCCACTCTAAGTGAGACAATACAAAAAGACCTGCTGGCAGCAATGAAGGCGCGCAGCGAAGTGGAACTATCCACGCTGCGCATGCTCAAATCGGACATCCAGTACGAGCTGACGCGCGACGGCGCAGAATCGCTGACGGACGAAAAGGTGCTGGAGCTGGTGCGACGCGGCATCAAGCGTCGTCGGGAATCGATTGAACAATTCGAGAAGGGCGGTCGCGCCGAGCTGGCCGCTCAGGAAAAGGCCGAGATGGCGGTTCTGGAGCGCTACCTGCCGCCCTCCTTATCTGCAGATGCTATTGAACAGGTAATTGCTGAGGTCCTGGCCGCCAACGCCGGCGCATCGGCGGCGGATACGGGAAAGATTATGGGGCAGGTCATGGGCCGCCTCAAAGGTCAGAATGCAGACGGCGCATTAGTGAAGTCCCTGGTTCAGAAGCGTTTGCAATCTTGA
- the dnaG gene encoding DNA primase, with protein sequence MAADFKEQVLQAVPIESYIGRYTALRKAGKTYKGLCPFHKEKTPSFTVNPERGLFHCFGCGKGGDLIAFAMEMDRSTFPEALDTLARFAGIERPKSTQGNDPRERLFATNRTASKCFTDFLQSDQGVEARRYMSERGIGAEMAARYELGASPRQWDWLSQMLVERRDEALELGLLRRNERGDVYDFFRGRLMFPIHDAAGRLAAFGGRILPGDESPAKYVNSPESPVFHKGRTLYGLHQAAAAIRTRGECLFVEGYLDVIGLAQAGLGYVVAPLGTAVTAEHLALAARYAQRQIAIFDGDRAGRSAALRFARLALGAGYTEAFAILLPPGKDPFDLSQQLRPADWDQLLAARVRVDALLLLEWLFPDLAATLAPENLTPPEYAAFVAELYAGQRLDLLPAGLERRSALDRLFRSAAELERESDRLLMLDAGARLLTLDGSEVRREFGAQHAASLRSRPGGNSVAPSAGPAPAAEEGSRPAAASVDPAMSRVERALVAELVWAPAAAAELSAELKGLELEDSLAERVWRHLEMRLLTGQLWPAGDLRRLELPADALALFSGEGMQRDSKSEPDRAVAALRELLRHRSILALKKNVGELDRRYIVADLVERAQIMEERNRLLKELKALEFGRRSVGPL encoded by the coding sequence ATGGCAGCCGACTTCAAAGAGCAGGTCCTGCAGGCTGTCCCCATCGAGTCTTACATCGGCCGCTATACTGCGCTGCGCAAGGCCGGTAAGACCTACAAGGGCCTGTGCCCATTTCACAAAGAAAAGACGCCATCCTTTACTGTGAATCCGGAACGCGGTCTGTTTCATTGCTTTGGCTGCGGCAAGGGCGGCGACCTGATTGCATTTGCAATGGAAATGGATCGATCCACGTTTCCAGAAGCGCTGGATACGCTGGCCCGCTTTGCCGGCATCGAACGACCAAAATCAACGCAAGGCAATGATCCAAGGGAGCGATTGTTTGCTACCAACCGAACAGCCAGTAAGTGTTTTACTGACTTCCTGCAAAGCGATCAGGGCGTTGAAGCTCGCCGCTACATGAGTGAACGGGGCATCGGCGCCGAAATGGCGGCCAGGTACGAACTGGGCGCGTCGCCAAGGCAGTGGGATTGGCTGTCGCAAATGCTGGTCGAGCGCCGCGACGAGGCCCTCGAGCTGGGACTGTTGCGCCGTAACGAGCGCGGCGATGTCTACGACTTCTTTCGCGGACGATTGATGTTCCCGATCCATGACGCCGCCGGACGCCTTGCTGCCTTTGGCGGACGCATTTTGCCTGGCGATGAAAGTCCGGCCAAGTACGTAAATTCGCCGGAATCGCCGGTCTTTCACAAGGGTCGAACGCTCTATGGATTGCATCAGGCTGCCGCCGCCATTCGCACCCGAGGCGAGTGCCTTTTTGTGGAGGGCTACCTGGATGTAATCGGTCTGGCGCAAGCCGGTCTGGGGTACGTCGTCGCGCCGCTTGGAACTGCCGTCACTGCCGAACACCTTGCACTGGCAGCGCGCTATGCGCAACGACAGATTGCAATTTTCGATGGCGATCGCGCCGGGCGAAGCGCCGCCCTGCGTTTCGCCCGCCTGGCGCTGGGCGCCGGATATACCGAGGCTTTTGCTATCCTCTTGCCTCCAGGTAAAGATCCCTTTGACTTATCGCAGCAATTGAGGCCCGCCGACTGGGATCAGCTGCTGGCCGCCCGCGTCCGCGTCGACGCGCTGCTCTTGCTGGAGTGGCTCTTTCCGGATCTGGCCGCAACGCTGGCGCCCGAGAATTTGACGCCGCCAGAGTACGCCGCTTTTGTAGCTGAGCTGTATGCCGGCCAACGTCTGGATTTGCTGCCCGCCGGACTGGAACGGCGTAGCGCCCTGGATCGCTTGTTTCGTTCCGCGGCGGAATTGGAGCGTGAGAGCGATCGATTGCTGATGCTCGACGCCGGCGCGCGACTGCTGACCCTTGATGGTAGCGAAGTGCGAAGGGAATTTGGAGCGCAGCACGCCGCGTCGCTGCGCAGTCGGCCCGGCGGCAACTCAGTGGCGCCGTCGGCAGGACCAGCTCCAGCCGCCGAGGAAGGCAGTCGGCCGGCGGCCGCTTCGGTAGATCCCGCAATGAGCCGCGTTGAGCGAGCGCTGGTTGCAGAACTGGTCTGGGCGCCAGCCGCTGCTGCCGAGCTGAGCGCTGAGCTCAAGGGTCTGGAGCTGGAGGATTCGCTGGCGGAACGGGTTTGGCGTCATCTGGAAATGCGCCTCTTGACTGGCCAACTCTGGCCGGCGGGCGATCTACGGCGACTGGAGCTGCCAGCGGATGCCCTGGCTTTGTTTTCCGGCGAAGGAATGCAACGGGATTCGAAGTCGGAACCGGATCGCGCCGTTGCGGCGCTGCGAGAACTGTTGCGACACCGCTCTATCCTGGCGCTCAAAAAAAATGTGGGCGAGCTGGACCGCCGCTACATTGTGGCCGACTTGGTGGAAAGGGCCCAGATTATGGAAGAGCGGAATCGGTTGCTCAAGGAGCTGAAAGCCCTTGAGTTTGGCCGACGCAGCGTTGGTCCGCTCTGA
- the rpoD gene encoding RNA polymerase sigma factor RpoD, whose product MEDLPEIQKIISIGKANGEITYDEINEYLPEKIVNSERIEDVFTLLNQLGIEVVEEYSSKAAEEPPPPRKETRPGAKKKKDQGNASISDDPIRLYLKEIGKVSLISGDKEVFLAKRIENGENIIEETILESSLLRANFLKLMSKIRSRKIRISDVVRINKAYYMSSSELEKLEKNFFEKMEIISVEEKKLQEAQSRLRKYVENSRKWREFKQKADEARAIINEAVRSVGVSQKEIQRISQKIKSMVFRIKEIQRHFLTIKARYGRDVREIKAYNRFIEKNENLDLIEKEMNVDIDEVREVIKDIRNNERKLRRMEQEAGSPIQDILRWGESLNKGEREIAQAKKELIKANLRLVVSIAKRYANRGMHFFDLIQEGNIGLIKAVDKFEYKKGYKFSTYATWWIRQAITRAISDQARTIRIPVHMIEQINKVVRETRLFLQETGREPTNEEIAERLGWPVQRVKQVKNVAREPISLEVPVGSEEDSELGDFIPDTEVESPVNATAHRLLSEQIRTVLNTLPAREQKVLRMRFGLDDGYSHTLEEVGYVFQVTRERIRQIEAKALRRLRHPSRSRKLKDYID is encoded by the coding sequence ATGGAGGATTTGCCTGAGATTCAAAAGATCATCTCGATAGGCAAAGCGAATGGCGAGATCACCTACGACGAAATCAACGAGTATCTTCCGGAGAAGATCGTCAACTCGGAGAGAATCGAAGATGTTTTCACGCTGCTGAACCAGCTGGGCATCGAAGTCGTCGAGGAGTATTCCAGCAAGGCTGCTGAGGAGCCGCCTCCGCCTCGCAAAGAGACGCGACCGGGCGCCAAGAAAAAGAAAGACCAGGGCAACGCTTCGATCAGCGACGATCCAATTCGACTGTACCTCAAGGAGATTGGCAAGGTATCCCTGATCTCTGGCGACAAGGAAGTATTCCTGGCCAAGCGCATCGAAAACGGCGAGAACATCATTGAGGAGACGATACTGGAATCGTCGCTTCTGCGCGCGAACTTCCTGAAGTTGATGTCCAAGATCCGATCGCGGAAGATCCGCATTTCGGACGTCGTTCGCATTAACAAAGCCTACTACATGAGCTCCTCGGAGCTCGAGAAGCTGGAAAAGAATTTCTTCGAAAAAATGGAGATCATCTCCGTCGAAGAAAAGAAGCTGCAGGAGGCGCAGTCCCGGCTGCGCAAGTACGTTGAGAATTCCCGCAAATGGCGAGAGTTCAAGCAGAAGGCCGATGAAGCGCGGGCTATCATTAACGAAGCGGTGCGCAGCGTTGGCGTTTCTCAGAAAGAGATCCAACGCATTTCACAAAAGATCAAGTCGATGGTTTTCCGCATCAAGGAAATCCAGCGTCATTTTCTAACAATCAAAGCTCGCTACGGCCGCGATGTGCGGGAGATCAAGGCTTACAATCGTTTCATTGAAAAGAACGAGAATCTCGACCTCATCGAAAAGGAAATGAACGTCGATATCGACGAGGTGCGCGAAGTCATCAAGGATATCCGCAACAACGAACGCAAGCTGCGTCGAATGGAGCAGGAGGCTGGTTCGCCGATCCAGGATATTCTGCGCTGGGGCGAATCTTTGAACAAGGGCGAGCGAGAAATCGCCCAGGCCAAGAAAGAACTGATCAAAGCGAACCTGCGTTTGGTTGTCTCCATTGCCAAGCGTTATGCCAATCGCGGGATGCACTTCTTTGATTTGATCCAGGAAGGAAACATCGGACTGATCAAGGCGGTCGACAAATTCGAATACAAGAAGGGCTATAAGTTTTCCACTTATGCCACCTGGTGGATCCGTCAGGCCATCACGCGCGCTATTTCGGACCAGGCGCGCACCATCCGCATCCCCGTGCATATGATCGAGCAAATCAACAAGGTGGTCCGTGAAACGCGTCTTTTCCTGCAGGAGACCGGGCGCGAGCCGACCAATGAGGAAATCGCGGAGCGTCTGGGCTGGCCGGTACAGCGCGTCAAGCAGGTCAAGAACGTTGCACGAGAGCCGATTTCCCTCGAGGTCCCGGTTGGTTCGGAAGAGGATTCGGAGCTAGGCGATTTTATCCCGGACACCGAAGTGGAATCGCCGGTCAACGCAACGGCTCATCGATTGCTTTCGGAACAGATTCGCACTGTGCTGAACACTCTGCCTGCTCGCGAACAGAAGGTTTTGCGCATGCGCTTCGGCCTGGACGACGGTTATTCGCATACGCTGGAGGAAGTCGGTTATGTCTTCCAGGTGACTCGCGAACGGATTCGCCAGATCGAGGCCAAGGCTCTGCGCCGGCTGCGGCATCCGTCGCGCAGCCGTAAGCTGAAGGACTATATCGATTGA
- a CDS encoding acyl-CoA thioesterase, with amino-acid sequence MSEAPPRRYAFSHRHAVAWGDMDALGHVNNVAYARYFEIVRAEFFRSTQLGFRADQNQDVMLVMSGLQLRYRSQVIWPAVLELTLQPSQIGSRTLHLVCSMWDQEDRCVCEGRSDHIWVHRDSGRPARLPLSFAPLAEQFRKELQDAG; translated from the coding sequence TTGAGCGAAGCTCCGCCGCGCCGCTACGCCTTCAGCCATCGGCATGCCGTGGCGTGGGGCGATATGGACGCACTGGGCCACGTCAACAATGTGGCTTACGCGCGCTACTTTGAGATTGTCAGGGCAGAGTTTTTTCGCTCCACTCAGCTTGGCTTTCGGGCCGATCAAAATCAAGATGTAATGCTGGTCATGAGCGGACTGCAGCTACGTTATCGATCACAGGTGATATGGCCGGCGGTTCTAGAACTGACACTGCAGCCCTCGCAGATTGGGTCGCGCACCCTGCATCTGGTCTGCAGCATGTGGGACCAGGAAGATCGCTGTGTCTGCGAAGGACGTAGCGATCATATCTGGGTGCATCGCGATAGCGGAAGGCCAGCGCGCTTGCCTTTGTCTTTTGCGCCGCTGGCCGAGCAATTTCGAAAAGAACTGCAAGACGCCGGTTGA
- a CDS encoding LysR family transcriptional regulator: MEFRQLRYFLEIARRGAFQRAATSLGLTQPALSRQIALLERELGQRLLERGPRQTRLTGAGQIAAEYARRIEEEWRELAQALREEPGQLAGEYSISSGGTAAAYLLPALLKTIHRKHPGLRLRVQEGDALETREALLSGAVDLGILSDASSESDLVRSALRSDRIVPVAARNHPLLRRKRLKLEDLRNESFVLFHPASAIRRSVEKRLRSLRPGFVMQATMELRSVESVIQSVEAGLGLGFLSELSLTSRLGVLPLAELFVERSIYLCYRKNARPGLLRLAAALQEASAA, from the coding sequence ATGGAGTTCCGACAACTGCGCTATTTTCTGGAAATCGCCAGGCGCGGCGCCTTTCAGCGAGCGGCAACATCGCTTGGTCTAACCCAGCCCGCTCTCTCCAGGCAAATCGCACTGCTGGAGCGCGAACTGGGCCAGCGACTTCTGGAACGCGGACCGCGGCAGACGCGGCTGACGGGCGCCGGTCAGATAGCCGCGGAATATGCGCGGAGAATCGAAGAGGAATGGCGCGAACTGGCCCAGGCGCTGCGCGAAGAGCCCGGTCAGCTGGCTGGAGAATATTCCATATCCAGCGGAGGCACAGCCGCCGCCTATTTGCTGCCGGCCTTGTTGAAAACCATTCATCGCAAGCATCCCGGGCTTCGGCTCCGTGTTCAAGAGGGCGACGCCCTGGAAACCCGCGAGGCGCTGCTCAGCGGCGCTGTTGACCTCGGGATTCTCAGCGATGCCAGTAGCGAAAGCGATTTGGTTCGCAGCGCCTTGCGCTCCGATCGAATTGTACCGGTGGCCGCGCGCAACCATCCGCTGTTGCGGCGCAAACGACTGAAGCTCGAAGATCTTCGCAACGAGAGTTTTGTTCTCTTTCACCCCGCCTCGGCCATCCGGCGCAGTGTAGAAAAGCGCCTGCGCAGCCTGCGTCCCGGTTTTGTCATGCAGGCAACAATGGAGCTGCGCAGCGTCGAGTCGGTCATTCAAAGCGTTGAAGCAGGGTTGGGCCTGGGATTTCTTTCAGAGTTATCGCTCACCTCGCGACTGGGCGTTTTGCCATTAGCGGAGTTGTTTGTGGAGCGAAGCATCTATCTGTGTTATCGGAAAAACGCACGACCCGGCTTGTTGCGCCTGGCGGCCGCTTTGCAGGAGGCCTCGGCGGCCTGA
- the leuC gene encoding 3-isopropylmalate dehydratase large subunit: MAGRTLYDKIWQEHLVAEPAGQAPLVYIDRHLVHEVTSPQAFDGLRMNGRKVRRPDLTFATMDHNVSTRSRDWGAAGDISKKQMETLSKNCAEFGIQLYDLNHRDQGIVHVIGPELGLTLPGATIVCGDSHTSTHGAFGALAFGIGTSEVEHVLATQTLQQPRAKNMLVRVEGKLRAGVSAKDIILAIIGTIGTRGGQGYVMEYAGEAIRNLSMEARMTVCNMSIEAGARAGLIAPDESTFAYLKDRDLAPRQDQWNAAVDYWRTLYSDHDAVYDRVVELRAEEIEAQVTWGTNPAQVAPLSGAVPDPARMTDAAQREAAARALNYMGLQAGQPIRDIEIDRVFIGSCTNSRIEDLRRVAALVSGHHVASKVHAMIVPGSGRVQRQAEAEGLHKVFQQAGFEWRLPGCSMCLAMNDDILEPGERCASTSNRNFEGRQGRGGRTHLVSPELAATAAILGRFGAPEELSKAAK; encoded by the coding sequence GTGGCCGGAAGAACGCTGTACGACAAGATCTGGCAGGAACATCTGGTAGCCGAGCCAGCAGGGCAGGCGCCGCTGGTATATATTGATCGACATCTGGTTCATGAAGTAACCAGTCCTCAAGCCTTTGACGGCCTGCGTATGAACGGTCGAAAAGTGCGACGTCCGGATCTAACCTTTGCCACCATGGATCACAACGTCTCCACGCGTTCTCGCGATTGGGGGGCGGCGGGCGATATTTCAAAGAAGCAGATGGAGACGCTTTCAAAAAACTGCGCAGAATTTGGCATTCAACTCTATGATCTGAATCATCGCGACCAGGGGATAGTCCATGTCATTGGACCAGAACTGGGCCTGACCTTGCCAGGCGCCACCATTGTCTGCGGAGATTCGCACACCAGCACTCATGGCGCCTTTGGCGCGCTGGCCTTTGGCATTGGCACCAGCGAGGTCGAGCATGTCCTTGCTACACAAACGCTGCAGCAACCGCGCGCCAAAAATATGCTGGTTCGAGTAGAGGGTAAGTTGCGCGCGGGCGTATCCGCCAAAGACATCATTCTGGCAATCATTGGAACGATCGGCACGCGAGGCGGCCAGGGCTATGTCATGGAATATGCCGGCGAAGCAATCCGCAATCTGAGCATGGAAGCACGAATGACGGTTTGTAACATGAGTATTGAAGCAGGCGCTCGCGCCGGTTTGATCGCCCCGGATGAGAGTACCTTTGCCTACCTCAAAGATCGTGATCTGGCGCCACGCCAGGATCAATGGAACGCCGCAGTTGATTACTGGCGCACCCTGTACAGCGATCATGATGCCGTCTACGATCGAGTTGTCGAATTGCGCGCCGAGGAAATCGAGGCACAGGTTACCTGGGGAACGAATCCGGCGCAAGTGGCGCCGCTTTCCGGCGCCGTACCCGATCCTGCCCGAATGACGGATGCGGCGCAGCGCGAAGCAGCAGCGCGGGCCCTGAATTACATGGGCCTGCAAGCGGGCCAGCCGATTCGGGACATTGAAATCGATCGAGTGTTCATTGGCTCCTGCACAAACTCACGGATCGAAGATTTGCGCCGGGTTGCGGCGCTGGTAAGCGGTCATCACGTGGCCAGCAAGGTTCACGCAATGATTGTTCCCGGATCCGGACGCGTGCAACGGCAGGCGGAAGCAGAAGGGCTGCATAAGGTCTTTCAACAGGCGGGCTTCGAATGGCGACTGCCGGGCTGCTCCATGTGTCTGGCAATGAACGACGATATTTTGGAACCAGGCGAGCGCTGCGCCTCAACCTCCAATCGGAATTTTGAAGGACGCCAGGGCCGAGGCGGCCGCACCCATCTGGTCAGCCCGGAACTGGCGGCGACAGCGGCGATCCTCGGTCGTTTTGGCGCCCCTGAAGAATTGAGCAAGGCAGCAAAGTAG
- the leuD gene encoding 3-isopropylmalate dehydratase small subunit, with product MKALQKHQGLALPLNRSDVDTDQIIPKQFLKKIERTGFGVHLFHDWRFLDDEGLKPNPEFVLNQQRYQGASVLVAGDNFGCGSSREHAPWALEDYGFRIVVAPSFADIFYGNCIKNGMLPVRLPAADVQSIMNWVEANPGAEIAVDLEKLELRAGADVYNFEIDLFHQKCLLNGWDDIGLTLTRSAEIDRFESDYRAKRPYYAEMAQSASIGPG from the coding sequence ATGAAGGCGCTTCAAAAACACCAGGGACTGGCTCTGCCGCTGAATCGCTCCGATGTCGATACGGATCAGATCATTCCCAAGCAATTTCTCAAGAAGATTGAACGGACGGGATTTGGCGTCCACTTGTTTCATGACTGGCGTTTCCTCGACGACGAAGGTCTCAAGCCGAATCCCGAGTTTGTGTTGAACCAGCAGCGCTACCAGGGCGCATCGGTGCTGGTAGCTGGCGACAATTTTGGCTGTGGTTCAAGCCGGGAACATGCGCCCTGGGCGCTTGAGGACTACGGATTTCGAATTGTTGTGGCTCCCTCGTTTGCCGACATCTTTTACGGGAACTGCATCAAGAACGGCATGTTGCCGGTGCGACTGCCAGCCGCCGACGTTCAAAGCATCATGAACTGGGTGGAAGCCAACCCGGGGGCCGAGATTGCCGTTGATCTGGAAAAGCTTGAACTGCGCGCCGGCGCAGACGTCTATAACTTCGAAATCGATCTGTTCCATCAAAAGTGCCTGCTGAACGGTTGGGACGACATTGGCTTGACCCTCACTCGCAGCGCCGAGATTGATCGATTTGAGAGCGACTACCGTGCAAAGCGTCCTTACTACGCAGAAATGGCGCAAAGCGCCAGCATCGGCCCGGGTTAA
- a CDS encoding bifunctional methylenetetrahydrofolate dehydrogenase/methenyltetrahydrofolate cyclohydrolase (catalyzes the formation of 5,10-methenyltetrahydrofolate from 5,10-methylenetetrahydrofolate and subsequent formation of 10-formyltetrahydrofolate from 5,10-methenyltetrahydrofolate): MQAVLLDGKTLSETIRAELKQRLHQLGARTPTLATILVGADPASATYVRMKAKACESIGMNSQRVELPEDCSTERLLETIDQLNDDRRVAGILLQHPAPPQIDERAAFDRIAIEKDVDGVTTLGFGRMSFGLPSFASCTPAGIMRLLEAYRIPLRGRHAVVVGRSAILGRPMAALLLQQDATVTICHSRTEGLPEHVARADIVVAACGKPRLVRGEWLKPGAVVVDAGYNPGNVGDADFESCSQRASHITPVPGGVGPMTITMLLEHTVRSAEQSCANEKTTA, from the coding sequence ATGCAAGCAGTGTTGCTCGATGGCAAAACGCTCAGTGAAACGATCCGCGCCGAATTGAAACAGCGCTTGCATCAGCTCGGCGCGAGGACGCCCACACTGGCGACCATTCTGGTCGGCGCCGATCCTGCTTCTGCTACCTACGTGCGCATGAAGGCCAAGGCCTGCGAATCCATTGGCATGAATTCGCAGCGCGTCGAATTACCGGAGGATTGCAGCACGGAGCGGTTGCTGGAAACGATTGACCAGCTCAATGACGATCGTCGAGTCGCCGGCATACTGTTGCAGCACCCGGCGCCGCCGCAAATTGATGAACGCGCCGCCTTTGACCGCATTGCCATTGAAAAAGATGTGGATGGAGTGACGACGCTTGGCTTCGGGCGTATGAGCTTCGGCCTTCCTTCCTTTGCCAGTTGCACGCCCGCCGGAATCATGCGCTTGCTGGAAGCTTACCGTATTCCGCTTCGCGGTCGTCACGCCGTAGTGGTGGGCCGCTCGGCCATCCTGGGCCGTCCCATGGCTGCCTTGCTTCTGCAACAAGACGCCACGGTAACCATTTGCCATTCAAGAACCGAAGGGCTTCCTGAACACGTGGCGCGCGCCGACATTGTGGTGGCGGCATGTGGCAAGCCGCGGCTGGTGCGAGGCGAATGGTTGAAACCAGGGGCGGTGGTCGTCGATGCCGGTTACAATCCTGGGAACGTAGGCGATGCAGATTTTGAAAGCTGCAGCCAGCGCGCTTCGCACATTACGCCAGTGCCCGGCGGCGTTGGACCGATGACCATTACGATGCTATTAGAACACACCGTCCGTTCGGCCGAACAATCTTGCGCCAACGAAAAGACCACTGCCTGA
- a CDS encoding high-potential iron-sulfur protein, whose product MSNEKQLSRRDFLVRGATAGVATIGLAGFLAACGKRPEEAAGGGAAAESCNDLSALSDAEKAQRSTMVPSLKYTEQSEVAGQSCGNCQLYKAPAGSGCGGCQLFPGPVASTGHCMSWAPKAG is encoded by the coding sequence ATGAGCAATGAAAAGCAACTTTCCCGCCGGGATTTTCTGGTCCGCGGCGCAACAGCCGGAGTCGCCACCATCGGTTTGGCTGGCTTCCTGGCCGCTTGCGGAAAGCGTCCTGAAGAGGCTGCTGGCGGCGGAGCTGCCGCGGAATCCTGTAATGACCTTTCGGCGCTGAGCGATGCGGAAAAAGCGCAACGCTCTACGATGGTCCCAAGTCTGAAATATACCGAGCAATCCGAGGTCGCAGGACAGAGCTGCGGCAACTGCCAGCTCTATAAGGCCCCGGCTGGTTCCGGCTGCGGCGGATGCCAGCTGTTCCCCGGACCGGTTGCCAGCACCGGACATTGTATGTCCTGGGCGCCAAAAGCCGGCTAA